In Flavobacterium endoglycinae, one DNA window encodes the following:
- the ruvA gene encoding Holliday junction branch migration protein RuvA, giving the protein MIAHLQGKLVEKNPTEVVIDCGGVGYHVNISLHTFSLIPNADYIKLYTHLQIKEDAHTLYGFVEKSEREIFRMLISVSGIGAGIARTMLSSIEPKQIINAIASGDVGIIQSIKGIGNKTAQRVILDLKEKVLKLYDLDEVSIVQNNTNRDEALSALEVLGFVRKTSEKVVERIVKEDPEATVETIIKKALKSL; this is encoded by the coding sequence ATGATAGCACATTTGCAGGGGAAATTAGTTGAAAAAAATCCCACAGAAGTTGTAATTGATTGCGGCGGGGTGGGATACCACGTAAATATTTCTTTACATACTTTTTCATTAATTCCGAATGCTGATTATATAAAACTGTATACGCATCTTCAAATAAAAGAAGATGCGCATACTTTATATGGTTTTGTAGAAAAGTCTGAACGAGAGATATTTAGAATGCTTATTTCGGTTTCAGGAATAGGAGCAGGTATTGCACGAACAATGCTTTCTTCAATAGAACCCAAACAAATAATTAATGCAATCGCATCAGGCGATGTTGGTATAATCCAGTCTATAAAAGGAATTGGAAACAAAACCGCACAAAGAGTAATACTTGATCTGAAAGAAAAAGTGTTAAAATTGTATGATTTAGACGAAGTTTCTATAGTTCAAAACAATACAAATCGAGATGAAGCGTTATCTGCTTTGGAAGTTTTAGGATTTGTTAGAAAAACTTCTGAAAAAGTAGTGGAAAGAATCGTAAAAGAAGATCCGGAAGCTACTGTCGAAACGATCATTAAAAAGGCTTTGAAAAGCTTATAA
- a CDS encoding VanZ family protein, whose amino-acid sequence MPKQLLLIWAVICSGIIAYLCLTDSSNIPKVNFPSVDKIVHFCFHFGFTISWILFFKKELKGVESEDYKAYLVSFIFSVFFGITIEILQGVLTVTRASDVSDVLANALGAVSAVFLAIAFKKQINKI is encoded by the coding sequence GTGCCTAAACAACTATTGTTAATCTGGGCAGTAATCTGTTCTGGAATTATCGCTTACCTTTGTTTGACGGATTCAAGTAATATTCCAAAAGTTAATTTTCCGAGCGTAGACAAAATTGTACATTTTTGTTTCCATTTCGGGTTTACAATTTCTTGGATATTATTCTTTAAAAAAGAGCTTAAAGGAGTAGAATCTGAAGATTATAAAGCGTATTTGGTTTCGTTTATATTTTCTGTTTTTTTCGGAATAACAATCGAAATTCTACAGGGAGTTTTAACCGTTACCAGAGCATCAGATGTAAGTGATGTTTTGGCAAATGCATTAGGAGCAGTTTCAGCAGTTTTTCTGGCGATAGCCTTTAAAAAGCAGATTAATAAAATATAA
- the sov gene encoding T9SS outer membrane translocon Sov/SprA, with the protein MRKICIFLLVLFCGNVIRSQVNPAVQDTTKTQFSVGKLELENPPSVLSGYKYDPATDRYIYTKSVDGFSIDYPLVLTRQEYENLVLKEARRDYFRKKSDAIDGKKNNTAAAKKDLLPRYYINSSLFESIFGSNTIDVKPTGSVEMDLGLRYTKQDNPAFSPRNRSSLTFDFDQRISMSLMGKIGTRLEVNANYDTQSTFAFQNLFKLAYTPSEDDIIQKVEVGNVSMPLNSTLIRGAQSLFGVKTQLQFGRTTITGVFSEQKSQTKSVVAENGGTVQNFDLYALDYDNDRHFFLSQYFRNKYDNSLRNYPFIDSRVQITRLEVWVTNKQNRVTTTSNNLRNIIALQDLGEAQITGIPDNEVVVIGTTAGFFNNPIDSPTNNNNNKYDPTTIGQSGSYLNSNIREIATAKSGFNIANISEATDYSILENARKLTTNEYTFNAQLGYISLQQRLANDEILAVAFEYTVGGKVYQVGEFASNGADATVVTGNGNGNQAVISQSLVLKMLKSNLTNVTNPVWNLMMKNVYQIPQAYQLKQDDFRLNILYTDPSPINYITPVQGSTFPTNPAPDMKLTDTPLLNVFNLDRLNYNNDPQTGGDGFFDYVPGITVDVQNGRIIFTTKEPFGELIFNKLQDGAGQSYNDPGTYNANQRKYVFRNMYRNTQSGALQDSDKNKYLLRGKYKSSGSNGIPIGAFNVPQGSVVVTAAGRVLVEGIDYSVDYQLGRVQILDPSLQASNTPIEVSLENNSIFGQQTRRFMGFNVEHKISDKFVVGGTYLKMTERPFTQKSTYGQESVNNTIFGFNGNYSTEVPFLTRLANKLPNIDTDVPSNLSIRGEVAFLKPDAPKASDFQGEATIYVDDFEGSQSTIDMRSAYAWSLSSTPLVGNINDNTFNGNFSTLDYGFKRAKLSWYTIDPVFYSSKPSGISNDDLSLNTTRRIYSRELYPNTDIAQGQIQVVNTLDLTYYPSERGPYNNNPSFGSSDPSTNFGGIMRALNSTNFEQGNVEYIQFWVLDPYVGNSQAAGNNTGKIYFNLGEISEDILKDGRKQYENGLGPDQVMVNPQPIWGDVPASQSLIYAFDTNADNRKNQDVGLDGLPSSREGSVYTNYAGESDPAADDYTYYLNTDGGVLERYKNYNGTEGNSAVSISDPNRGSTTLPDVEDINRDNTMSTINAYYEYSIDVKPGMQVGENYITDIREVSNVELPNGGTTNARWIQFKIPVSQPKNTVGNITDFRSIRFMRMFMTGFNGQMTMRFGALDLVRGEWRKYTGVLDANYQNPTTDGVEFDVAAVNIQENGTKCPVNYVMPPGVRREQLYNNNTVINQNEQALAVRVGGSGLQYQNAKGVFKNVSVDMRQYKKLKMFLHAESLPNENTLLDDEMVGFIRIGNDFTQNFYQIEIPLKVTTTGGSCTISADQVWREDNDIDLALELLTKMKIKAMSIDINSSKRDANGIYYPDNDPDVSGGDGDSKLTLGIKGNPNFGLVRNLMVGVKSRADHKDIKGEVWFNELRLADLENKGGMAAILNVDTNMADFATVSATGRKSTIGFGSLEQGANERDREDVQQYNIVTNLNLGKLLPKKWGINLPFNYAIGEEVITPEYDPFNQDIKLDQLIRETTDQAEKDNIRTRAVDYTKRRSINFIGVRKDRAPEQKPHVYDVENFTFSQSYNQVERHDYEVENYNDEQSNTAVNYAYTFQPKEVTPLKNTKFMKKSDYWKLLSDFNFNYLPSNISFNTNILRQSNRQQYRQVDVEGIGLDPLYRRNFAFNYQYGFGFNLTKSLKLNYTAASNNIVRNFLNNDNTPKEDFNIWDDYWDIGTPNQHVQQLVLNYEIPINKIPIFSFVKASYSYTADYSWQRSSTAFSEYVDDSGNVYDLGNTIQNANSNTLTTTLNMGTLYKYLGLTPGAKAQAKPKQAAPPKPGEKIVNTAKPVTASSPFYDGLMGVLTSIKNVQINYTKNSGTVLPGYTPGVGFFGTSKPSLGFVFGSQDDVRYEAAKNGWLTTYQDFNQNFTQVTNKLLKVTANVDLFPDLKIDLTMDRSYSENTSEQYSVDPTTREYLPLSPYTYGMFSISTVLIKTAFSTSNENESAAFDEFRNNRLIIANRLAEQHYGSGVVIPRYGDANNPIPAETDPNYNIYVSNQGYPIGYSKSNQAVLLPAFVAAYTGADASNSSTGVFRSFPIPNWSIKYNGLMRYKYFKDKFKRFSLQHNYRASYTINQFRSNFDYNDSPKVQDVNTNFYNSIIMSNVNLVEQFSPLIRMDFELKSSLRVLSEIKKDRALSMSFDNNLLTEVKGMEYIVGLGYRFKDVIFSSRLADNPTGIIKSDINIKADFSFRNNQTLVRYLDYDNNQLAAGQNIWALKLTADYSFSKNLTAIFYYDHSFSKAVISTSFPITNIRSGFTLRYNFGN; encoded by the coding sequence ATGCGTAAAATTTGTATTTTTTTACTGGTTTTATTTTGTGGTAATGTTATACGATCACAAGTAAATCCAGCGGTTCAAGATACAACCAAGACTCAGTTTTCTGTTGGGAAATTGGAATTGGAAAATCCTCCAAGCGTACTTTCAGGTTATAAATATGATCCCGCTACAGATCGATACATTTACACAAAATCAGTTGATGGCTTTTCAATTGATTATCCGCTTGTATTAACAAGACAGGAATATGAAAATTTAGTTCTGAAAGAAGCAAGAAGAGATTATTTCAGAAAAAAATCTGATGCAATCGACGGAAAGAAAAACAATACCGCAGCAGCCAAAAAAGACTTATTACCAAGATATTATATCAACTCAAGTCTCTTTGAAAGCATCTTCGGAAGCAATACAATCGATGTAAAACCTACTGGTTCCGTAGAAATGGACTTAGGTTTGCGTTATACCAAACAAGATAATCCCGCATTCTCACCACGTAACCGTTCAAGTCTTACTTTCGACTTCGATCAGCGTATCAGTATGAGTTTAATGGGGAAAATTGGTACACGTTTAGAAGTGAATGCCAATTACGACACCCAATCAACATTTGCCTTCCAAAACCTATTCAAACTGGCTTATACACCTTCAGAAGACGATATTATTCAAAAAGTTGAGGTTGGTAACGTAAGCATGCCGCTTAACAGTACCTTAATTCGCGGAGCGCAGAGTTTATTTGGGGTAAAAACACAATTGCAATTTGGAAGAACAACCATTACAGGGGTTTTCTCAGAACAAAAATCACAAACTAAAAGTGTTGTGGCAGAAAATGGAGGTACAGTTCAGAACTTTGACCTCTATGCCTTAGACTATGACAACGACCGACACTTTTTCCTTTCGCAGTATTTTAGAAACAAATACGACAACTCATTAAGAAACTATCCGTTTATTGATAGCCGTGTACAGATAACGAGACTTGAAGTCTGGGTAACCAATAAACAAAACCGTGTAACTACAACAAGCAACAACTTACGAAACATTATAGCACTTCAGGATTTAGGAGAAGCCCAGATTACAGGAATTCCAGATAATGAAGTCGTTGTTATTGGTACAACAGCGGGATTTTTCAATAACCCAATTGATTCGCCAACGAATAATAACAACAACAAATACGATCCCACAACAATTGGTCAATCAGGATCGTATTTAAATTCAAATATTAGAGAAATTGCAACAGCAAAATCTGGTTTTAATATTGCTAATATCAGCGAAGCAACCGATTACTCTATTTTAGAAAATGCCCGTAAATTAACCACAAACGAATATACCTTTAATGCACAGTTAGGATATATCTCTTTGCAGCAACGTTTGGCAAATGATGAAATTCTAGCAGTTGCCTTTGAATATACAGTTGGAGGAAAAGTATACCAAGTTGGGGAATTTGCCAGCAATGGTGCCGATGCAACCGTGGTAACAGGAAATGGCAACGGAAATCAGGCGGTTATTTCTCAAAGTTTAGTATTAAAAATGCTGAAAAGTAACTTGACAAACGTAACCAATCCGGTTTGGAACCTGATGATGAAAAACGTTTACCAAATTCCACAGGCATATCAATTAAAACAAGACGATTTTAGGCTGAACATTTTATATACAGATCCTTCACCTATAAATTATATTACTCCGGTTCAGGGATCTACTTTTCCAACAAATCCTGCACCAGACATGAAATTGACAGATACCCCTTTGTTGAATGTCTTTAATCTGGATCGCTTAAATTACAATAATGATCCACAGACGGGCGGAGACGGTTTCTTCGATTATGTTCCGGGAATTACAGTCGATGTACAAAACGGACGTATTATCTTTACCACAAAAGAGCCTTTTGGAGAGCTTATCTTTAATAAGTTACAAGATGGTGCTGGACAATCCTATAACGATCCAGGTACCTACAATGCAAACCAGAGAAAATATGTGTTTAGAAACATGTATCGTAACACCCAGTCGGGAGCTTTACAAGACAGTGATAAAAACAAATACTTACTGAGAGGAAAATACAAATCATCAGGAAGTAACGGTATTCCAATTGGAGCATTCAATGTACCGCAGGGATCTGTTGTTGTAACAGCGGCAGGAAGAGTGCTGGTAGAAGGAATTGATTATAGTGTCGATTATCAGTTAGGAAGAGTTCAGATTTTGGATCCTTCTTTACAAGCATCAAATACGCCAATTGAAGTTTCGTTGGAAAATAATTCAATTTTTGGACAACAAACCCGAAGATTTATGGGATTCAATGTTGAGCACAAAATTTCCGATAAATTTGTAGTTGGTGGTACTTATTTAAAAATGACCGAAAGACCGTTTACTCAAAAATCGACTTATGGTCAGGAATCAGTAAACAATACGATTTTTGGATTTAACGGAAATTATTCAACAGAAGTTCCTTTCTTAACCAGATTAGCAAATAAACTTCCAAATATAGATACCGATGTTCCTTCTAACCTTTCAATTAGAGGAGAAGTTGCATTTTTAAAACCAGATGCTCCAAAGGCAAGTGACTTTCAAGGAGAAGCTACTATTTATGTAGATGATTTTGAAGGATCACAGTCTACTATCGATATGCGTTCGGCGTATGCTTGGAGTTTGTCATCTACGCCATTAGTAGGTAATATAAATGATAATACCTTTAATGGAAATTTCAGCACTTTAGATTATGGTTTTAAGAGAGCGAAACTATCATGGTATACCATTGACCCTGTTTTTTATTCTTCAAAACCTTCTGGAATTTCAAACGATGATTTGTCTCTAAATACTACAAGACGGATTTATAGTCGTGAGTTATATCCAAATACCGATATTGCACAAGGGCAAATTCAAGTGGTCAATACACTTGATTTAACGTATTATCCATCTGAAAGAGGACCATATAATAATAATCCAAGTTTTGGATCGAGTGATCCTTCAACTAATTTTGGAGGTATTATGCGTGCTTTAAATTCAACCAATTTTGAGCAGGGAAATGTAGAGTATATCCAGTTTTGGGTACTTGATCCTTATGTGGGAAATTCGCAGGCGGCGGGTAATAATACAGGTAAAATATACTTCAACTTAGGTGAAATCTCTGAAGATATTTTGAAAGATGGAAGAAAACAATACGAAAATGGATTAGGACCTGATCAGGTAATGGTAAATCCACAGCCTATTTGGGGAGATGTTCCAGCATCGCAATCTTTGATTTATGCATTTGATACCAATGCTGATAATAGAAAAAATCAGGACGTTGGTTTAGATGGACTTCCAAGCTCAAGAGAAGGTTCTGTGTATACAAACTATGCAGGAGAATCTGATCCAGCGGCAGATGATTATACCTATTATTTAAATACTGATGGCGGTGTTTTAGAACGTTATAAAAACTATAATGGTACAGAAGGAAACTCAGCCGTAAGTATAAGTGATCCTAATCGTGGTTCGACTACACTTCCAGATGTTGAGGACATCAACCGTGATAATACGATGAGTACTATTAATGCATATTATGAATACAGTATTGATGTAAAACCGGGAATGCAGGTTGGGGAAAACTATATTACAGATATTCGTGAAGTAAGTAATGTTGAACTTCCTAACGGAGGAACTACAAATGCAAGATGGATTCAGTTTAAAATACCAGTTTCGCAGCCTAAAAATACAGTTGGAAATATTACCGATTTTAGATCTATTCGTTTCATGCGTATGTTTATGACTGGATTTAACGGACAAATGACAATGCGTTTTGGGGCTTTAGATTTAGTAAGAGGAGAATGGAGAAAATATACAGGAGTATTAGATGCTAATTATCAAAATCCAACTACTGATGGAGTTGAGTTTGATGTTGCAGCTGTAAACATTCAGGAAAACGGAACCAAATGTCCGGTTAATTATGTAATGCCTCCGGGAGTTCGAAGAGAACAATTGTATAATAACAATACCGTTATCAATCAGAATGAACAGGCGTTGGCAGTTAGAGTAGGAGGTAGTGGTTTACAGTATCAAAATGCAAAAGGGGTTTTCAAAAATGTAAGTGTGGATATGCGTCAGTATAAAAAACTGAAAATGTTCCTTCACGCAGAATCCTTACCAAACGAAAATACATTATTAGATGACGAGATGGTGGGATTCATTCGTATTGGAAATGACTTTACGCAAAACTTCTATCAAATTGAGATTCCATTAAAAGTTACCACAACAGGAGGTTCATGTACAATAAGTGCAGATCAGGTTTGGAGAGAAGATAATGATATTGATTTAGCTCTTGAATTGCTTACTAAAATGAAAATCAAAGCCATGAGCATAGATATCAATTCTAGTAAAAGAGATGCGAATGGTATTTACTATCCAGATAATGATCCAGATGTAAGCGGTGGTGATGGTGATAGTAAATTAACTTTAGGTATTAAGGGTAATCCAAACTTTGGTTTAGTTCGAAATTTAATGGTGGGTGTAAAAAGCCGTGCAGATCATAAAGATATTAAAGGAGAAGTTTGGTTCAATGAACTTCGTTTAGCCGATCTTGAGAACAAAGGCGGTATGGCAGCGATATTAAATGTTGATACCAATATGGCTGATTTTGCTACTGTTTCGGCAACAGGAAGAAAAAGTACTATTGGTTTCGGGTCTTTAGAACAAGGAGCTAATGAACGCGATCGAGAAGATGTTCAGCAGTATAATATTGTTACCAATTTGAATTTAGGAAAATTACTGCCTAAAAAATGGGGAATCAACCTGCCATTTAATTATGCAATTGGTGAAGAAGTAATTACTCCAGAGTACGACCCTTTCAATCAGGATATTAAATTAGATCAGTTGATAAGAGAAACAACAGATCAAGCAGAGAAAGACAACATTAGAACTCGTGCTGTAGATTATACAAAACGCAGAAGTATTAACTTTATTGGAGTTAGAAAAGACCGCGCGCCGGAGCAAAAACCGCATGTATATGATGTAGAGAATTTTACATTTTCACAATCGTACAATCAAGTAGAAAGACATGATTATGAAGTTGAAAATTACAATGACGAACAGTCTAATACTGCTGTCAATTATGCATATACTTTTCAGCCAAAAGAAGTAACTCCTTTGAAGAATACGAAATTTATGAAGAAAAGTGATTACTGGAAATTGCTAAGCGATTTCAACTTTAATTACCTGCCTTCAAATATTTCTTTCAATACTAATATTTTAAGACAAAGCAATCGTCAGCAATACAGACAAGTTGATGTAGAAGGAATCGGACTTGATCCGCTTTACAGACGTAACTTTGCATTCAACTATCAATATGGTTTTGGTTTTAATTTAACCAAATCATTAAAGTTGAATTATACAGCAGCTTCAAACAATATTGTTAGAAACTTCTTAAACAACGATAATACGCCAAAAGAAGATTTTAATATTTGGGATGATTATTGGGATATTGGAACACCAAACCAGCACGTACAACAATTAGTGCTGAACTATGAAATTCCAATTAACAAAATCCCAATTTTTAGTTTCGTAAAAGCAAGTTATTCGTATACGGCAGATTACAGCTGGCAGCGTTCTTCAACAGCATTTTCAGAATATGTTGATGATAGCGGTAATGTGTATGACTTAGGAAATACAATTCAAAATGCAAATTCTAATACGCTTACCACAACGTTAAATATGGGTACGCTGTATAAGTATTTAGGATTAACGCCGGGAGCAAAAGCACAGGCCAAACCAAAACAAGCAGCACCGCCAAAACCGGGAGAAAAAATTGTAAATACGGCAAAACCAGTTACAGCCAGCAGTCCGTTCTACGATGGATTGATGGGTGTATTGACAAGTATTAAAAATGTTCAAATTAACTATACTAAAAACAGCGGAACCGTTTTACCAGGTTATACGCCGGGTGTTGGTTTCTTTGGAACTTCAAAACCAAGTTTAGGATTTGTATTCGGAAGTCAGGATGATGTTCGTTACGAAGCCGCTAAGAATGGATGGCTGACTACGTATCAGGATTTCAACCAGAATTTTACACAGGTAACCAATAAACTTTTAAAAGTTACAGCAAATGTTGATTTGTTCCCTGATTTAAAAATCGATTTGACAATGGATCGTTCGTATTCCGAAAATACTTCAGAACAATATAGCGTTGATCCCACAACACGTGAGTATCTGCCATTGTCTCCGTATACCTACGGAATGTTCTCAATTTCGACTGTGTTAATTAAAACAGCATTTTCAACTAGTAACGAAAATGAATCTGCAGCATTTGATGAATTCAGAAATAATCGTTTAATAATTGCAAACCGTCTCGCAGAACAACATTACGGATCTGGAGTTGTGATTCCAAGATATGGAGATGCAAATAACCCAATTCCGGCTGAAACAGATCCTAATTACAATATCTACGTTTCCAATCAAGGATATCCTATTGGTTACAGCAAAAGCAATCAGGCGGTATTATTGCCTGCTTTCGTAGCGGCCTATACAGGTGCAGATGCGTCAAATTCGTCAACAGGTGTGTTTAGAAGTTTCCCAATACCAAACTGGAGTATTAAATACAACGGATTAATGCGTTACAAATATTTCAAAGATAAATTTAAACGTTTCTCATTACAGCATAATTATAGAGCCTCTTATACTATAAATCAGTTTAGATCGAATTTCGATTACAACGACTCGCCAAAAGTACAAGACGTAAATACCAATTTCTATAATTCGATCATCATGTCGAATGTCAATTTAGTAGAACAATTCAGTCCATTAATTAGAATGGATTTTGAATTGAAAAGTTCTCTTCGTGTTCTTTCGGAAATTAAAAAAGACAGAGCATTATCGATGAGTTTTGATAATAACTTATTGACAGAAGTAAAAGGAATGGAATACATAGTTGGATTAGGATATCGTTTCAAAGATGTAATTTTCTCATCAAGACTGGCAGACAATCCAACAGGAATTATTAAAAGTGATATTAATATAAAAGCCGATTTCTCATTTAGAAATAATCAAACTCTAGTGCGTTATTTAGATTACGACAATAATCAGCTGGCGGCAGGTCAGAATATCTGGGCGTTAAAGTTAACTGCTGATTATTCATTCAGTAAAAACCTAACGGCAATTTTCTATTACGATCATTCGTTCTCAAAAGCAGTTATTTCGACATCGTTTCCAATAACAAACATTAGATCGGGCTTTACACTTCGTTATAATTTCGGAAATTAA
- a CDS encoding NADP-dependent malic enzyme has translation MNKESKKREALLYHAEPTPGKIQVVPTKKYATQRDLSLAYSPGVAEPCLAIAENIEDVYKYTAKGNLVAVISNGTAVLGLGDIGPEAGKPVMEGKGLLFKIFSDIDVFDIEIDTKNVEEFIQTVKNIAPTFGGINLEDIKAPESFEIERRLIEELNIPVMHDDQHGTAIISSAALINALELAGKKAEDVKMVVSGAGSAAIACTDLYVSLGVKVENILMYNSKGLLTKDNPSLSDLQLKYAVEGGQIALADAVKGSDVFIGLSSGNILSPEMLLTMNDNPIVFAMANPNPEIDYNLAVETRKDVIMATGRSDFPNQVNNVLGFPYIFRGALDVRASKINEEMKMAAVKALAILAKEPVPEQVNVAYGATKLGFGQEYIIPKPFDPRLITVVAPAVAKAAMESGVAKNPITDWAAYEDTLRERMGNDNKMVRLITNRAKLDPKRVVFAEADQLNVLKAAQIVYEDGIGFPILLGNRDTILELKAELGFDAELEIIDPKTDSEEERRNRFAQSFWESRGRRGVSKLDAEKFMRERNYYAAMMVNEGEADAVVTGYSRSYPSVVKPMLQLIEKAHGASLVATANMMLTTRGPMFLSDTAININPSSEDLVNIALMTAKTAKMFGIEPVIAMVSYSNFGSSTHQNAAKVRDAVAYLHKNHPEMVVDGEIQADFALNSEMLQEKFPFSKLAGKKVNTLIFPNLESANITYKLMKELNKSASIGPIMMGMGKPVHIFQLGASVEEMVNMAAIAVIDAQEKENKKNKLAQ, from the coding sequence ATGAACAAAGAGAGTAAAAAAAGAGAGGCATTACTGTATCACGCAGAGCCAACTCCAGGAAAAATTCAGGTAGTTCCAACAAAAAAATACGCAACCCAGAGAGACTTATCGTTGGCATATTCGCCAGGAGTTGCAGAGCCTTGTTTAGCAATTGCAGAAAACATTGAAGATGTTTATAAATATACTGCAAAAGGGAATTTAGTTGCCGTAATTTCAAACGGTACAGCTGTTTTAGGTCTGGGAGACATAGGCCCTGAAGCAGGAAAACCTGTAATGGAGGGAAAAGGTTTATTGTTTAAGATATTCTCTGATATTGACGTTTTTGATATCGAAATCGATACTAAAAACGTGGAAGAATTCATTCAGACTGTAAAAAATATTGCTCCAACTTTTGGAGGAATCAATCTTGAAGATATCAAAGCACCGGAATCTTTCGAAATCGAAAGAAGACTTATCGAAGAATTAAACATTCCGGTAATGCACGACGATCAGCACGGAACTGCAATTATTTCTTCTGCAGCCTTAATCAATGCTTTAGAATTAGCAGGAAAAAAAGCCGAAGATGTAAAAATGGTAGTTTCAGGAGCAGGATCTGCAGCAATCGCTTGTACTGATTTATACGTTTCATTAGGTGTAAAAGTAGAAAACATCTTAATGTACAACAGTAAAGGACTTTTAACAAAAGACAATCCTTCACTTTCTGATTTACAATTAAAATACGCTGTTGAAGGCGGCCAAATTGCTCTAGCAGATGCTGTAAAAGGATCAGATGTTTTCATCGGATTATCTTCAGGAAATATTTTATCTCCAGAAATGTTACTAACGATGAACGATAATCCTATCGTTTTCGCAATGGCAAATCCAAATCCTGAAATCGATTATAATCTGGCTGTAGAAACTCGTAAAGACGTTATTATGGCTACGGGACGTTCAGATTTTCCTAATCAGGTAAACAACGTTCTTGGTTTCCCATATATTTTTAGAGGAGCTTTAGACGTTCGTGCCAGCAAAATTAACGAAGAAATGAAAATGGCTGCTGTAAAAGCTTTGGCCATTTTAGCAAAAGAACCAGTGCCAGAACAAGTTAACGTAGCTTATGGAGCCACAAAACTTGGTTTCGGACAAGAATATATCATTCCAAAACCATTCGATCCTAGATTGATTACCGTTGTAGCACCTGCAGTTGCAAAAGCAGCAATGGAATCTGGAGTAGCAAAAAATCCTATTACAGACTGGGCCGCTTACGAAGATACACTTCGCGAGCGCATGGGTAACGACAACAAAATGGTGCGTTTAATTACAAACCGTGCTAAGTTAGATCCTAAACGAGTTGTTTTTGCTGAAGCAGATCAGTTAAATGTATTAAAAGCAGCCCAAATCGTTTACGAAGACGGAATTGGTTTCCCTATTTTATTAGGAAACAGAGATACTATTTTAGAATTAAAAGCTGAATTAGGTTTTGATGCTGAACTGGAAATCATCGATCCAAAAACAGATAGCGAAGAAGAAAGACGTAATAGATTTGCACAATCATTCTGGGAATCAAGAGGACGCAGAGGTGTTTCTAAACTTGACGCAGAGAAATTTATGCGCGAAAGAAACTATTACGCAGCTATGATGGTAAACGAAGGAGAGGCTGATGCTGTAGTTACAGGTTATTCAAGAAGTTATCCAAGTGTGGTAAAACCAATGCTTCAGTTAATTGAAAAAGCACACGGAGCTTCACTTGTAGCAACTGCCAATATGATGCTTACAACTCGTGGACCAATGTTCTTGTCAGACACTGCAATCAACATCAATCCTTCATCTGAAGATTTAGTAAACATTGCACTTATGACCGCTAAAACAGCAAAAATGTTCGGAATTGAGCCTGTAATTGCAATGGTTTCGTACTCAAACTTTGGATCATCTACCCATCAGAATGCAGCGAAAGTGAGAGATGCAGTTGCTTATTTACACAAAAATCACCCAGAGATGGTCGTAGATGGTGAAATTCAAGCAGACTTTGCATTAAATTCTGAAATGCTTCAAGAAAAATTCCCATTCTCTAAGTTAGCAGGTAAAAAAGTAAATACACTGATATTCCCTAATTTAGAGTCGGCTAACATCACCTATAAGTTGATGAAAGAATTGAACAAATCAGCTTCTATTGGGCCAATTATGATGGGAATGGGTAAACCAGTCCACATTTTCCAATTAGGAGCAAGCGTTGAAGAAATGGTAAACATGGCAGCTATTGCTGTTATTGACGCTCAGGAAAAAGAGAATAAAAAGAACAAATTAGCGCAATAG
- the gcvH gene encoding glycine cleavage system protein GcvH: protein MSIPANLKYTKDHEWVSIEGDVATVGITHFAQKELGDIVYVEVETLDQTLDKDEVFGTVEAVKTVSDLFLPLTGEIIAFNEDLESAPETVNSDPYGEGWMIKVKISNPEEIDTLLSDEAYKELIGA from the coding sequence ATGAGCATACCAGCAAATTTAAAGTACACAAAAGATCACGAATGGGTTAGCATTGAAGGAGATGTTGCAACAGTAGGAATCACTCATTTTGCACAAAAAGAGTTAGGAGATATCGTGTATGTTGAAGTAGAAACTTTAGATCAGACACTTGATAAAGATGAGGTTTTTGGAACAGTTGAAGCAGTAAAAACAGTTTCAGATTTGTTCTTGCCTTTAACTGGAGAAATTATTGCTTTTAATGAAGATTTAGAAAGTGCTCCTGAAACCGTAAACTCTGATCCTTATGGAGAGGGATGGATGATTAAAGTTAAAATCTCAAATCCAGAAGAAATCGATACTTTATTGTCTGACGAAGCTTACAAAGAACTTATCGGTGCCTAA